The following proteins come from a genomic window of Dreissena polymorpha isolate Duluth1 chromosome 1, UMN_Dpol_1.0, whole genome shotgun sequence:
- the LOC127881293 gene encoding streptavidin-V1-like, which produces MIGLLAALLVPGMLFPCEAHDTVEMHLGGTENHNEMDSCPSGTNCGMGCLSDMCGLNEVQSTENSCSRAGVWKNELSSFMRITCSDGEIRGMYCSAVGRVTSFYQLSGRYLVATDNTVIMGWTVAWQNGVRNSQSSTSWSAISYTDDVIESQWLLTFYNKELWNTVTTNRDRFSKVTC; this is translated from the exons ATGATTGGGCTTTTG GCTGCGCTGCTCGTCCCAGGCATGCTGTTCCCTTGTGAGGCGCATGACACAGTGGAAATGCATTTAGGCGGTACTGAGAACCACAACGAAATGGATAGTTGCCCTTCTGGAACAAACTGTGGGATGGGCTGCTTGTCTG ACATGTGCGGGCTTAATGAGGTACAGTCTACTGAGAACAGCTGCTCGAGGGCTGGGGTTTGGAAGAATGAGCTCAGCTCATTCATGCGAATCACGTGCAGTGACGGGGAAATAAGAGGCATGTACTGTAGCGCCGTTGGACGCGTGACGTCCTTCTACCAGTTGTCAGGGAGATACCTGGTTGCAACGGATAACACTGTCATCATGGGATGGACCGTCGCATGGCAGAACGGCGTTAGGAACAGTCAGTCGTCGACCTCATGGTCCGCCATATCGTACACAGATGACGTCATCGAGAGTCAGTGGCTCCTGACGTTTTATAACAAGGAGCTTTGGAACACCGTCACGACAAATCGCGATCGGTTTAGTAAAGTTACATGTTAA